CAATCAAGAGCGGCCCTTTGGTGTAGTGAAAGAAATAGTGGTCGTATGCCTCGCAGAGCGCTTCCAGATAGCTCCGTTCGATGCGTTGTTCGTAAGGACGGCCCCGCTTGCGAATGTTTTCCAGCAGCCGATCTGGCGTGGACTGCAGATAGACGACCAGGTCTGGGATAGGAACGTTCGGCTCCATCAGCGTATAGAGCGTCTCATACAGCCGCAACTCGTCCCCTTTCAGATTGATTCGTGCAAAAATACGGTCTTTGTCGAAAGCGTAATCGCTCACCACAAATGGACAGAACAGATCACGGAGCTGCAGTTGCTTTTGCTGGCGAAAGCGGCTGGCCAGGA
This portion of the Rhodothermus sp. genome encodes:
- a CDS encoding deoxynucleoside kinase; protein product: MTAADPIQLPDDLRYLVIEGVIGVGKTTLARLIAERFNGRLMLEAFEENPFLPRFYEDPERWAFHTQLSFLASRFRQQKQLQLRDLFCPFVVSDYAFDKDRIFARINLKGDELRLYETLYTLMEPNVPIPDLVVYLQSTPDRLLENIRKRGRPYEQRIERSYLEALCEAYDHYFFHYTKGPLLIVNAVQIDFVENPEDLEELIRQILERRRYGGITYFNPRPARMSK